The Asticcacaulis sp. MM231 genomic interval ACATTTGACCGATAGGGTTTTGAGTCAGGGGCATAAGGTTCTCGCTGTGAAGACCGTCAGCGCAGATAGGACGGCCGCAGTTGCGCAAATTCACACATGGGCAGACGACCAGCGGATGGACGCCATCCTGGTGATTGACAGATCTATCTTCGCCGACAGTACGCCGACGTCGACGATTTCATTTTCCGATGCTCCCGACAACGGCCTTGCCTATAGCCTCATTCTGACGGACGCCCCCGAGGGTTTCATCGGGGTCATAAATATCAAGGCCATGCGCGCTTTACCGGCCTAGATGTGATCCATTTGCCCTCGCTACAGCTGAGACACACGTGTTGGGTGACTCGCCTTATCGCATGAGGCTTGGGCTATCAGGCGCCGGTGCGGACACCCTCAGGAGCTTTCCTCATGATGGCCGGAAACCCTAAACCCCCACGTATAAAGGGTAAGGCCTGCTGCGGCCAGAAAAGCCACGGTGACGCTGCTAAGCCCCAAAGCGTGATAGGCGAGAGCGCCGGAGATACCCCCAACGATCAGCCCGATCCACAAGCCCAACCACGGCACCCAAGCCCAGGGCGCGCCACCCGTGACGGCCTGACTCAATTTCTGCGCCACCTTGACCAAAGTGCCCGTCATGTAGGTCACACCGACCACAACGTCGCCATTGCGGCTGAAAACCGCATTCTCAGCCCCCATGGCAAGGGTGAGACACGCCACGACCGCAAGCGGCACATGTAGAGCCAGATGGAAACAGGTGGCCGCGCCAAGGAGGACCGTCACCAGCCCCATGACGCCGATCATGCGGCGCGACGATTCGGAAAAGTGTCCGGTCAGCGTCCCGGCGATGACTCCCAATACAAACAGAGCGATGATGCCGCCCAGACTGGCCACCGCGCGAACATGCCCTTCGGTCAGCGCGACGGCAAGTTGGGTGGAGTTACCGCTCATGAAGGAGACGAATATACCGCGCAGTTCAAGAAAGCCTATGGCGTCTACAAAGCCCGCCAGAGCCGATAATCCAATAGCCAGTCCCGTAGCCGGCCTTGGCAGAGTGTTCATCAAGGCATCCTTTTGTTTAAGCGCAGCGCATTAAGCACGACCACAAGGGATGAGGCCGACATGGCGAGCGCCGCCACCAGAGGTGTGGCATATCCCAGTATGGCGACCGGAACGGCCACGACATTATACGCCACCGATAGAAAAATGTTCTGCCGCACCAGCCTCGCGGTCGCGCGGGCTGTATCGTAGGCGGTAAGCACGGGCTTCAGCCCTTCGCCACGGTAGACAAGATGAGCCGCATTTTGCGTAATGTCCACAGCACTCGATGGCGACATCGACACGAGCGCCTGCGCCAGGGCAGCGGCATCGTTCAGACCGTCTCCGATCATCAGCACATGGCGCCCTTCGGCGTTCATAGCGGCTAGGGCCGCCACCTTATCCACCGGCGATAACTCGGCGCGCACCCAGGCGATATCGAGCGCCTGCGCCACCCCACGCGCCACCGGCTCACGGTCTCCCGACAGCATGCAGACCCGTAATCCGCGCTGGTGCAGGCCAGCAATAACCAGAGCAGCGTCGCTTCGGAGGGTATCGGCAAAGATTAGACGGACCGCCGGCGACTGGCCGCGCTGGAACCAGAGATCCATCTGCGCATCGTCAGCCGACGGGATACCCAACCAAGAGGCCTTTCCCATCCACACCAACTCCTTGCCTATGACCGCTTTGAGCCCCTTGCCCGGATGGTCGGTGACAACCATGCCGCCCTTATCCGCCTCATGTGCTCCACGCGCAACCGCCACAGATAAGGGATGCTGGCTGTGCCGCGCCATGGCCGCGGCAATAAGGCGGCTATCGGGATCGAGAGCCTCAGGATTCACCCACAGGGGTAAGCCTTCCGTAAGCGTGCCGGTCTTGTCGAAAACGACCGTATCGACACGCGCCAGCGCTTCCAGCCCCATTCCGGACTTCAGCAAAATGCCCTCGCGAAAGAGGCGCGATGACGCGAGCACATGGACCACGGGAACAGCCAGCCCCATGGCGCACGGGCAGGTTATGATCAGCACGGCCATGGCCTTCAGGAGCGCGTCTTCCCAGATCATGGCGCCCTGCAGATAACCGAAGGCCATCCATCCAACGAAGGTCATCAACGCAAGACCATGCACAACCGGCGCATAGAGCTGCGCAACGCGATCGGCGATGCGAACATAGGGACTTTGCGACTGCTCGGCCTTCTCCATAAGGCTTACGATTTCCGACAGCAGACTGTCGTCCGCCGCGGCGCTGATGTCGATATAGAGAGGTGCCGACTGGTT includes:
- a CDS encoding YoaK family protein, which produces MNTLPRPATGLAIGLSALAGFVDAIGFLELRGIFVSFMSGNSTQLAVALTEGHVRAVASLGGIIALFVLGVIAGTLTGHFSESSRRMIGVMGLVTVLLGAATCFHLALHVPLAVVACLTLAMGAENAVFSRNGDVVVGVTYMTGTLVKVAQKLSQAVTGGAPWAWVPWLGLWIGLIVGGISGALAYHALGLSSVTVAFLAAAGLTLYTWGFRVSGHHEESS
- a CDS encoding heavy metal translocating P-type ATPase is translated as MSRAVDYNCYAHEEAERVSLYMQVEGMRCASCAWKIEQSLEAHPGVEARVNFSTQRLRISWPKAGTADQNANQFAEEINALGFHVAPFDAASQVQQARAEERDVLACLAIAGFASCAIMLFVDPLWFLSVHEVEGATRDLMHWMMSLIALPTTIWCGRPFFASAWRAVRHGRTNMDVPISLAVIMTNAMSLYETMTHGLYVYFDASVMLLFFLLIGRYLDLKARGKAREAAEGLLAMLEGTATIIDNGDTRSVRIRDLKPGQRLLVAAGEKIAADGMVVQGQSDIDTQLVTGETLPRSAGPGDKLYAGMINQSAPLYIDISAAADDSLLSEIVSLMEKAEQSQSPYVRIADRVAQLYAPVVHGLALMTFVGWMAFGYLQGAMIWEDALLKAMAVLIITCPCAMGLAVPVVHVLASSRLFREGILLKSGMGLEALARVDTVVFDKTGTLTEGLPLWVNPEALDPDSRLIAAAMARHSQHPLSVAVARGAHEADKGGMVVTDHPGKGLKAVIGKELVWMGKASWLGIPSADDAQMDLWFQRGQSPAVRLIFADTLRSDAALVIAGLHQRGLRVCMLSGDREPVARGVAQALDIAWVRAELSPVDKVAALAAMNAEGRHVLMIGDGLNDAAALAQALVSMSPSSAVDITQNAAHLVYRGEGLKPVLTAYDTARATARLVRQNIFLSVAYNVVAVPVAILGYATPLVAALAMSASSLVVVLNALRLNKRMP